From a region of the Bacteroidales bacterium genome:
- a CDS encoding T9SS type A sorting domain-containing protein: MKKLLLLCFALIVVQMTFGQLTGTKTIPGDYATIAAAVTDLNAQGVGAGGVTFNVTSGHTETITAVISLTATGTAANPIIFQKIGAGANPLITANTGTNTPSSAVQDGIWNLAGSDYVTINGIDLYDPNSTNPATMEYGYALFKAAVDNGCQYNTIKNCVVNLSRVNNASGSGPSVEGSKAINVVNATVSAQTTALTPTVAEGSNSYNMFFGNILQNCSYGIVLNGYAAASPFTLGDTGNDVGGTSISTGNTILNYGGATGATNPAAGIRANYQWGVNISYNTINNNDGSGVNHPSTLRGIYAQAGISANANINYNTLTIKGGGTTSQVAMIENAIGSTAAGNTVNINNNVLTGEYLSATSGVFYGIYSSSSAANVSIDGNSITNLNYSAAGLTGSGVFYPIYNSGAATSVTINSNTINNISRIGTTGGTTIGIYVSSGATQTVTNNTISNMSIDGTGTGSTMYGIQTSTGTIVVNNNLIHTLTCIKITGTSVLYGIYNIASPTIENFNNNVVRDLTHNGTGTLYGIYTFTTSGTRTVSGNQVYNISGAGLTIAGINQASSSPNIFNNKIYNIQSTSTGAPTVSGLLQGSLGTSGIANIYNNLIGDIKAPFASSTGPTAPSVRGINITTATTTSAVNVSYNNVYLDASSTGANFSTSGLFVTSSATATTAALSLRNNIIVNKSTPAGTGLTVAYQRSSADLANYTSVSNNNLFFAGTPGATRVIYFNGVTATQTLSEYKTLVSPRDAASITEDPNFKSLSGSSADFLHINEAIGTQIESGGVPISGITTDFDGQARNATTPDIGADEFAGIYLDTTPPSIVYTPLINTSLTGARTLTSTITDDSGVPTAGIGLPVLYWRINSGSYTPETATWVSGSTYTFTFGAGAVLGDMVYYYVVAQDMAPTPNAGSFPSAGASGFTINPPAAATPPTTPSSYGVMVPLSGNYTVGLALFNSLTGKNISFEKSVKRVMKEIDVEVEEKRGEYNETTETSFKPKSVRQMTEVEEVSWIPMENGRPYEGELFVNNFQIPGSENREAMFGVYATITAAIADLNMRGVSGPVTFLLTDATYPTETFPLIVSVNNDNKPTSTNTVTLKPSTGVTSLITGVSASSQIFRILESHFIIDGSNSGGTDRNLTIENSSATTPQVILIGSTGTTPITNVTVKNCNIINGINSSSAVIVSDGTTSGSPGYYTNITLRNNTVQKAYIGVYCNAVVAAGNGSGLLLTQNDLSTSGTNSIRLAALYVQGADGATVSNNTIGNIANTTDASNLTGIWFATGTINSTISNNTISVFSGTSGGPRGIAASSANANSNLTITGNTIGTLSTASSTPPYGIYVFSTTGNVSITRNQISGLLNTNTGGYGARGINLVTTLVSSNIQVANNIVTDIKCTGDASTTFWGIGLAIDGTMGGVSVYHNSVNLFGSYAGYSAATVTTAFFNSSTSTSLDVRDNIFVNSFDNTTVTTDKAYAINSQAANTAFTNINYNDYFVSGATGILGYLASDRTTLAAWQTATGQDANSKNADPIFASATDLHPSSTDIDNQGIYLATVPLDYAGTTRTNPPDIGAYEFGTNPAVVTLAASGLNCGGGTLNGTINANGLTVDSFFDYGPTTSYGTSVAGTPATITGTTPTAISTVISMPPSTTWHFRTRGVTSDGVTVYGNDLTIVSADPGAPEATTLAATNIASNTATLNGTVNAACNATTVTFEYGETDSYGFTVTADQSPVNGSTATPVSANIGGLAINTLYHFRVVASSSGGTVNGADLTFTTGAAPPIVTTNPASNIGNFTARLNGTINANNQNTTVTFEWGLTASYSYTIAGIPGTVTGNTPTAVYADISGLTYNTTYHFRCVGQNPTGTTNGEDQVFTTLCPVPLAAGTITGPTSICQATSGHVYTVPPITYAYGGYVWTVPPGGTITAGAGTNSITVSYNSSAVSGNVTVYGTSVCGDGSPSSLAVTINPLPVPTITGPNVACITSSYVYSTEAGMTGYVWTVSAGGQVMAGAGTNTVTIKWNSAGAQSVSVTYTSASGCPAAAPTTLNVTVGNLPTPTITGSNMTCVNSGLHVYTTETGYSNYVWTVTSGGTIVTGQGTYQIEVNWFGAGAQTVSVNYANTYGCSAASPATFGVTVMAYPGAAGEITGTPELCAGTQGVSYSVNPIPNAVGYNWIVPAGATIVHGGNTNSILVDFALDAVTGDITVSGENICGFGAPSPAYEVRVNPIPATPVVTVDESYLLHSSAPAGNQWYYDEVLIPGAVDQDYQATEQGYYWTIVTLNGCSSEESNHVQVIFVGMDELPGTRISVYPVPNNGLFTVSIVSTVIESYTITVYNQLGVKVYKDYEMTVNGKSQKVIDLGSSSAGLYTVVIRSNNTSLTRRVLITE, translated from the coding sequence ATGAAAAAACTGTTACTATTATGTTTCGCCCTGATTGTTGTGCAAATGACATTCGGGCAGTTAACCGGGACAAAAACCATTCCCGGTGATTATGCAACGATTGCCGCTGCAGTTACAGACCTGAATGCCCAGGGCGTTGGCGCCGGTGGGGTTACTTTTAACGTGACTTCCGGACATACAGAAACAATAACCGCTGTCATTTCACTAACCGCGACCGGGACTGCAGCCAATCCTATTATTTTTCAAAAAATCGGTGCAGGGGCAAATCCATTGATTACGGCAAACACGGGAACGAACACGCCAAGCTCGGCAGTACAGGATGGTATCTGGAACTTAGCAGGGTCCGACTATGTCACCATCAATGGAATAGATCTTTATGATCCGAATTCAACCAATCCTGCTACCATGGAATATGGTTATGCACTGTTTAAAGCTGCCGTTGATAATGGTTGCCAGTATAACACGATTAAAAATTGCGTGGTAAATTTAAGCCGGGTAAATAATGCATCAGGCAGCGGACCATCTGTAGAAGGGTCAAAAGCAATTAATGTTGTAAACGCGACCGTTTCAGCTCAAACCACGGCATTGACACCAACGGTTGCTGAAGGATCCAACTCGTATAATATGTTCTTCGGCAATATTCTCCAGAATTGTAGCTATGGAATTGTCTTAAATGGTTATGCTGCTGCTTCGCCATTTACGCTGGGCGATACAGGTAATGATGTCGGAGGTACTTCAATATCAACCGGAAACACTATTCTGAATTATGGCGGTGCAACCGGTGCAACTAACCCTGCTGCCGGAATAAGGGCAAATTATCAGTGGGGGGTTAATATATCCTACAATACGATTAATAACAATGATGGCTCTGGGGTGAACCATCCATCAACTTTAAGAGGAATATATGCCCAAGCCGGTATAAGTGCCAATGCCAACATAAATTATAATACGCTCACCATAAAAGGCGGAGGGACAACTTCACAGGTTGCCATGATTGAAAACGCGATAGGTTCCACGGCAGCAGGCAATACCGTAAACATTAACAATAATGTGCTTACGGGAGAGTATCTTTCAGCCACCTCAGGTGTATTTTATGGCATTTACAGCAGCTCCAGTGCAGCTAATGTCAGCATCGATGGAAATAGTATAACAAACCTGAATTACAGTGCTGCTGGACTCACCGGAAGTGGTGTGTTTTATCCCATATATAATTCAGGAGCTGCTACTTCAGTTACAATAAACAGCAATACAATTAATAATATTTCACGAATCGGGACGACAGGTGGAACCACCATAGGTATTTATGTATCTTCAGGTGCTACCCAGACGGTAACCAATAATACTATATCCAATATGAGTATAGATGGTACCGGTACAGGCAGCACTATGTACGGTATTCAAACTTCAACAGGAACCATTGTTGTGAATAACAACCTGATACACACTTTAACATGTATTAAAATAACAGGTACTTCAGTACTTTATGGTATATATAATATAGCGTCTCCGACTATTGAAAATTTTAACAATAATGTTGTCAGGGACTTAACTCATAATGGAACCGGAACTTTATATGGTATCTATACATTTACGACTAGCGGTACCAGGACAGTTTCAGGAAATCAAGTATATAATATTTCAGGAGCTGGGTTAACCATTGCCGGGATCAACCAGGCAAGCAGCTCACCGAATATTTTTAATAACAAAATCTATAATATCCAAAGTACCTCTACCGGAGCACCAACAGTATCAGGATTATTGCAAGGTAGCCTTGGAACATCCGGAATTGCGAATATTTACAATAATTTAATCGGTGATATAAAAGCGCCGTTCGCCAGTTCTACCGGACCAACCGCACCTTCGGTCAGAGGGATCAACATCACCACAGCCACAACAACCTCTGCTGTTAATGTTTCATATAATAATGTGTATTTAGATGCTAGTTCAACCGGTGCAAACTTCAGTACATCGGGTCTTTTTGTTACTTCCTCAGCAACTGCAACAACGGCAGCTTTATCCCTTAGAAACAATATCATTGTGAACAAATCGACACCCGCAGGGACAGGTCTGACCGTTGCCTATCAGCGCTCATCGGCTGATCTGGCAAATTATACAAGTGTTTCGAATAATAACCTATTTTTTGCCGGAACCCCAGGCGCGACAAGGGTTATCTATTTTAATGGAGTAACTGCAACGCAAACGCTTTCGGAATATAAAACCCTCGTTAGCCCTAGAGATGCCGCATCAATTACAGAAGATCCCAATTTCAAAAGTTTAAGTGGCTCCAGCGCTGACTTTTTACATATAAATGAAGCAATAGGCACTCAAATTGAAAGCGGTGGCGTACCCATTTCCGGTATCACCACCGACTTTGACGGCCAGGCAAGAAATGCAACCACGCCTGATATAGGTGCCGATGAGTTTGCCGGCATATACCTTGATACGACACCGCCTTCTATTGTTTATACTCCATTGATAAATACCTCATTGACAGGTGCACGTACTCTCACTTCCACTATCACGGATGATTCCGGCGTTCCTACTGCAGGTATCGGCCTTCCGGTGTTGTACTGGAGAATCAACAGCGGGTCGTATACCCCTGAAACGGCCACATGGGTTAGCGGCAGCACTTATACTTTCACTTTTGGAGCCGGTGCTGTCCTCGGGGATATGGTATACTATTATGTTGTTGCACAGGATATGGCTCCCACGCCAAATGCCGGATCATTTCCTTCGGCCGGAGCATCCGGGTTTACCATAAATCCTCCGGCTGCTGCTACGCCACCTACAACACCCAGCAGCTATGGTGTTATGGTACCTCTTAGTGGAAACTATACTGTCGGTCTTGCCTTATTTAACAGTTTAACAGGTAAAAACATTTCTTTCGAAAAATCAGTAAAGAGGGTTATGAAAGAAATTGATGTTGAAGTGGAAGAAAAAAGAGGAGAATATAATGAAACAACTGAAACCTCCTTCAAACCAAAGTCTGTCAGGCAAATGACGGAAGTTGAAGAAGTAAGCTGGATTCCAATGGAAAACGGTAGGCCATACGAGGGTGAACTTTTTGTGAACAATTTCCAGATTCCGGGATCCGAAAACAGGGAAGCTATGTTTGGCGTTTATGCAACAATTACAGCGGCAATAGCGGATCTTAACATGCGCGGTGTAAGTGGTCCGGTAACATTTTTACTGACCGATGCTACTTATCCTACTGAAACTTTCCCTTTAATTGTAAGCGTTAACAACGATAACAAACCGACTTCCACAAATACGGTTACTTTAAAACCTTCTACTGGTGTTACATCATTAATCACAGGGGTTTCTGCAAGTTCACAAATTTTCAGAATCCTGGAAAGCCATTTCATTATTGACGGATCGAACTCCGGGGGTACTGATAGGAATTTAACGATTGAAAATTCCAGTGCAACTACTCCACAGGTCATTTTGATCGGTTCCACAGGTACTACACCAATTACCAACGTAACAGTAAAGAACTGTAATATCATCAACGGTATAAACAGCAGTTCGGCTGTAATTGTTTCTGATGGTACTACCTCCGGAAGCCCAGGTTATTATACGAACATAACATTGCGCAATAACACCGTTCAGAAAGCATACATTGGTGTTTACTGTAATGCTGTTGTTGCAGCAGGAAACGGAAGTGGCCTGCTGTTAACTCAGAACGACCTTTCAACATCAGGTACCAATTCGATCAGGTTAGCAGCATTGTATGTACAGGGTGCTGATGGAGCTACTGTTTCCAACAATACTATTGGCAATATAGCTAATACTACTGATGCCTCTAACCTGACTGGTATCTGGTTTGCCACTGGTACTATAAACAGTACTATTTCAAATAATACTATTTCAGTATTCAGCGGTACCTCAGGCGGACCGAGAGGGATTGCAGCATCCTCAGCTAATGCAAATTCGAACCTCACCATAACGGGCAACACAATTGGTACTCTTAGCACTGCATCCTCTACACCGCCTTATGGTATTTATGTTTTCAGCACTACCGGAAATGTTTCCATTACACGTAACCAGATCAGTGGTTTGTTAAATACAAATACAGGTGGTTATGGCGCCAGGGGTATTAATCTTGTAACCACACTTGTTTCAAGTAATATCCAGGTTGCCAATAATATCGTTACTGATATCAAGTGCACCGGTGATGCCAGCACCACATTTTGGGGGATAGGTCTTGCTATAGACGGAACGATGGGAGGTGTGAGCGTGTACCATAATTCGGTAAATCTGTTTGGTTCTTATGCAGGTTACAGCGCCGCCACGGTTACTACCGCTTTCTTTAACAGCTCTACTTCAACTTCGCTGGATGTCAGAGACAATATTTTCGTGAACAGTTTTGACAACACTACTGTTACGACAGATAAAGCTTATGCAATCAATTCACAGGCTGCCAATACTGCTTTCACCAATATTAATTACAACGATTATTTTGTCAGCGGTGCTACTGGTATTTTAGGGTATTTAGCATCTGATCGGACCACTCTTGCCGCATGGCAGACAGCAACGGGCCAGGATGCCAATTCCAAAAACGCGGATCCAATATTCGCTTCAGCTACAGATCTGCATCCAAGCAGTACGGATATCGACAACCAGGGAATTTACCTGGCAACAGTACCATTGGATTATGCCGGTACAACGCGGACCAACCCGCCGGATATCGGTGCTTATGAATTCGGCACGAATCCTGCAGTGGTTACTTTAGCCGCGTCGGGCTTGAATTGCGGAGGAGGAACGCTGAATGGTACTATCAATGCCAACGGATTGACGGTCGATAGCTTCTTTGATTATGGTCCTACAACTTCCTATGGCACATCGGTTGCCGGAACCCCTGCAACCATCACAGGTACAACCCCAACAGCCATAAGCACGGTGATTTCTATGCCGCCTTCAACTACCTGGCACTTCAGGACAAGAGGTGTGACATCAGATGGTGTTACTGTTTACGGGAATGATCTGACCATAGTATCTGCCGATCCCGGTGCTCCTGAGGCGACAACCCTTGCAGCCACTAATATCGCCAGTAACACTGCAACCCTGAACGGAACAGTCAATGCCGCCTGCAACGCTACTACCGTAACATTTGAATACGGAGAGACCGATTCTTATGGATTTACGGTCACTGCTGATCAGAGCCCGGTTAACGGAAGCACTGCTACACCTGTAAGTGCGAATATTGGCGGATTGGCCATTAATACACTGTATCACTTCAGGGTAGTAGCTTCAAGCTCCGGTGGTACCGTTAACGGAGCTGACCTGACTTTCACAACCGGTGCTGCTCCTCCAATCGTCACTACAAACCCGGCAAGCAACATCGGGAATTTTACGGCACGCCTCAACGGAACTATAAATGCCAATAACCAGAATACTACGGTTACTTTCGAGTGGGGATTGACAGCATCATATAGCTATACCATCGCCGGGATACCGGGAACAGTGACCGGTAACACACCGACTGCTGTCTATGCTGACATCTCAGGCCTGACTTATAACACAACTTATCATTTCCGTTGTGTCGGGCAGAACCCGACCGGTACGACCAATGGTGAAGACCAGGTATTCACCACACTCTGCCCGGTCCCTTTGGCAGCAGGTACTATCACCGGCCCGACTTCGATTTGCCAGGCAACTTCCGGACATGTTTACACCGTTCCACCTATTACTTATGCCTATGGAGGGTATGTATGGACAGTACCTCCCGGTGGAACCATAACAGCAGGTGCCGGTACGAACAGTATTACAGTTAGCTATAACAGTTCTGCTGTTTCCGGGAATGTTACCGTTTATGGCACGAGCGTATGCGGCGACGGCAGCCCGTCAAGCCTGGCAGTTACCATTAATCCGCTGCCTGTGCCCACTATTACCGGCCCGAATGTTGCCTGTATTACTTCGAGCTACGTTTACAGCACAGAAGCCGGAATGACCGGTTATGTATGGACCGTTTCCGCCGGTGGCCAGGTCATGGCCGGTGCAGGAACCAACACCGTCACCATTAAGTGGAACAGCGCGGGCGCTCAATCCGTCAGCGTAACTTATACCAGTGCCAGCGGCTGCCCTGCTGCCGCACCGACAACCCTTAATGTCACGGTTGGTAACCTGCCTACACCGACTATCACCGGTTCCAATATGACATGCGTAAATTCAGGTCTGCATGTCTATACCACGGAAACGGGGTACAGCAATTACGTGTGGACGGTTACCTCAGGCGGTACGATTGTAACCGGACAGGGAACCTACCAGATCGAAGTGAACTGGTTCGGTGCAGGCGCTCAGACCGTCAGTGTGAATTATGCGAATACCTACGGATGTTCCGCAGCCTCTCCGGCAACCTTCGGTGTGACCGTTATGGCATACCCTGGTGCTGCCGGTGAAATAACCGGTACACCAGAGCTATGCGCCGGAACACAGGGTGTCAGCTATTCCGTGAACCCGATTCCCAATGCTGTGGGTTATAACTGGATCGTGCCCGCAGGCGCTACTATCGTCCATGGAGGAAATACCAACAGCATCTTAGTTGATTTTGCATTGGATGCTGTAACAGGCGATATCACGGTATCCGGAGAGAATATTTGCGGCTTCGGCGCTCCTTCACCGGCTTATGAGGTGAGGGTAAACCCGATTCCGGCAACACCGGTGGTGACTGTTGATGAGTCATACCTGCTGCACAGCAGTGCACCTGCAGGTAACCAATGGTATTACGATGAAGTATTGATTCCCGGAGCTGTTGACCAGGATTACCAGGCAACGGAACAAGGCTATTACTGGACCATTGTGACTTTAAACGGTTGCAGCTCTGAAGAATCCAACCATGTGCAGGTGATCTTCGTGGGAATGGATGAATTGCCCGGAACCCGGATCAGCGTTTATCCTGTACCGAACAATGGTTTATTCACGGTGTCAATCGTCAGCACGGTAATAGAATCATACACCATTACTGTTTATAACCAACTGGGAGTGAAAGTTTATAAAGATTATGAGATGACGGTTAACGGTAAAAGCCAGAAGGTGATAGATCTTGGATCATCCTCGGCAGGATTATATACAGTGGTGATCAGGAGCAATAATACCAGCCTGACAAGAAGAGTTCTGATTACCGAATAA
- a CDS encoding gliding motility-associated C-terminal domain-containing protein, whose translation MKRILLLFIILIPALSIIAQKEANFWYFGHYAGMNFALGIPIALTNGALYTGEGCSSISTSTGNLQFYTDGRFVYNKNHSQMPHGSGLLGHSSSTQSGIIVPKPASTNQYYIFTVDAYDNNLANGLCYSRVDMTLDGGLGDVVTSEKNISLIPLTCEKVTAVGHSNGISIWVITHQWGTDAFYAYEITTAGVNLTPVISHTGPPLIGDMQASKGYIKVSPDGSKIAMANNTAFMVGIFSFNHANGTVTHLVTDYNFVNPGGNDPGGPYGVEFSANSHLLYIGEWKANRKIYQYDLTSGDPTTILNSRVIVASVGQSSQPIGALQLGPDNRLYIARYENPYISRINSPNVIGTGCGFVENALNLAGRESTYGLPPFIQSFFYLTADFYWDTPLCDGTPIQFYTSASDNPDSVKWNFGDPDSGPENTSTLINPTHLYTSTGNFWVTLVVYLYGVAKNVFHIIVVHEQPEVFIGNDTTMCASVPFILDADTGFVHYLWQNGDSTQTTVAETSGLYWCQVTGEGGCTDTDSINLIVNPAYDIIMDTAICQGESFFAGGGWQTQTGTYYDYYLTAHDCDSILTTNLMVNDTFQLVLDMSICEGDSIFAGGDWQTETGIYYDHYQTVNGCDSTWVTNLTVANNMSIYENMTICEGDSAFLQGGWQIQAGTYRDTVSSGTGCDSIFITQLSLADTFYIMSTASICQGDSIYIGGAWRKVAGNYFDYKQTQLGCDSTIRTQLSIIAPVYGADQASICQGDSILIGGIWRKLAGTYDKYLQSSLGCDSIVAVDLTVIAPVYGNDSITICQGDSIFLGGAYRKTAGNYTEILTAPSTGCDSILTTQLTVNQVYLSELDTSICEGGQIYLGGGYQNQEGTYEDYFVTVNGCDSIIRTYLSLVFLPKVFLGNDTILQIGSELWLYAFYPGASYLWQDGSYDSILSVTETGNYHVVVTTQCGFDTDSIHVLFGNYYCDPFVPNAFTPNGDGQNDIFLPVFSCEILEYQLLIYDRWGTLLFKTNEQGQGWDGRINGELAPGEVYVWLIVFRSGLYDRIVQRTAKGNVVVIR comes from the coding sequence TTGAAAAGGATTCTTTTACTATTCATTATTCTAATACCAGCTCTATCAATCATTGCACAGAAAGAGGCTAACTTCTGGTATTTCGGACACTACGCCGGCATGAATTTCGCCTTGGGCATCCCGATAGCTTTGACAAACGGTGCTCTCTACACCGGTGAAGGATGTTCCTCTATTTCAACTTCCACCGGAAACCTGCAGTTTTACACCGACGGCCGGTTTGTATATAACAAGAATCACAGTCAAATGCCACATGGAAGCGGCCTACTGGGCCATTCATCCAGCACCCAGTCCGGGATCATCGTTCCCAAGCCCGCCAGTACCAATCAGTATTATATTTTTACCGTCGATGCCTATGATAATAACCTGGCCAATGGTTTGTGCTATTCCCGTGTTGATATGACGCTCGATGGCGGCCTCGGGGATGTGGTCACCTCGGAAAAAAATATTTCCCTGATCCCTTTAACCTGTGAAAAAGTGACTGCCGTGGGGCATAGCAATGGCATCTCAATATGGGTTATTACTCACCAATGGGGCACCGATGCATTCTATGCTTATGAGATAACTACTGCAGGAGTGAACCTTACACCCGTTATCAGCCATACCGGACCTCCACTTATCGGGGATATGCAGGCTTCCAAGGGTTACATTAAAGTATCCCCGGATGGGTCAAAAATCGCCATGGCCAATAACACCGCATTTATGGTCGGGATTTTCAGCTTCAACCATGCCAACGGAACCGTAACCCACCTGGTGACAGACTATAACTTTGTAAACCCTGGAGGAAATGACCCGGGCGGGCCCTATGGCGTTGAGTTTTCAGCAAACAGCCATTTGCTTTACATCGGCGAATGGAAGGCAAACCGCAAGATTTACCAGTATGACCTTACCTCAGGTGACCCCACGACAATTCTGAATTCCAGGGTCATAGTGGCTTCGGTCGGCCAGAGCTCCCAGCCTATTGGCGCATTGCAACTCGGGCCAGACAACCGTTTATATATCGCTAGATATGAAAATCCTTATATTTCACGGATCAATTCGCCTAATGTCATTGGCACGGGTTGTGGTTTCGTTGAAAATGCCCTTAACCTTGCGGGAAGGGAATCAACCTACGGCCTGCCACCTTTTATCCAGTCTTTCTTTTATCTTACCGCTGATTTTTACTGGGATACACCCCTCTGTGACGGCACGCCCATCCAATTCTATACCAGCGCCTCCGATAATCCCGATTCGGTTAAATGGAACTTCGGCGACCCCGACTCGGGTCCTGAAAATACATCCACACTGATAAACCCAACCCATTTGTATACGTCAACGGGTAACTTTTGGGTCACTCTCGTCGTTTACCTCTATGGGGTTGCTAAAAATGTCTTTCACATTATAGTTGTGCATGAACAGCCAGAAGTGTTTATCGGGAATGATACGACGATGTGCGCCTCGGTACCGTTCATTCTGGATGCCGATACCGGGTTTGTCCACTATTTATGGCAGAATGGCGATTCAACCCAGACCACAGTGGCTGAAACATCGGGCCTTTACTGGTGCCAGGTGACCGGTGAAGGAGGCTGTACTGATACCGACTCCATAAACCTTATCGTTAACCCGGCATATGATATCATTATGGATACTGCCATCTGCCAGGGTGAATCTTTCTTTGCCGGAGGTGGCTGGCAAACCCAGACAGGAACTTATTATGATTATTATCTTACGGCCCATGATTGTGACAGTATCCTCACAACCAATCTTATGGTTAACGATACTTTCCAGCTAGTGCTTGATATGTCAATTTGCGAAGGGGATTCCATCTTTGCCGGTGGAGACTGGCAAACGGAAACGGGCATCTATTATGATCATTACCAAACCGTTAATGGCTGTGACAGCACCTGGGTAACGAACCTCACCGTTGCTAACAATATGTCCATTTATGAAAACATGACCATCTGCGAAGGCGACAGCGCCTTTCTCCAGGGAGGCTGGCAAATCCAGGCCGGCACTTACCGGGATACAGTTTCCTCCGGAACCGGTTGCGACAGTATCTTTATCACCCAGTTATCCCTTGCAGACACATTCTATATCATGAGCACCGCCAGTATCTGCCAGGGAGATTCAATTTATATTGGCGGAGCCTGGCGAAAGGTGGCAGGGAATTATTTCGATTATAAACAGACCCAACTGGGGTGCGACAGCACTATCCGGACCCAGCTGAGCATCATTGCTCCGGTTTACGGCGCTGACCAGGCTTCCATATGCCAGGGGGACTCCATCCTTATAGGCGGGATCTGGCGAAAATTAGCCGGTACTTATGATAAATACCTTCAATCCTCATTGGGCTGCGATAGCATAGTGGCGGTGGATCTGACCGTCATCGCGCCGGTTTATGGCAACGACTCAATTACCATTTGCCAGGGGGATTCCATCTTCCTGGGAGGTGCTTACCGGAAAACGGCCGGGAACTATACTGAAATCCTGACTGCGCCTTCGACAGGCTGCGACAGCATCCTTACAACGCAACTTACCGTCAATCAGGTTTATTTATCCGAGCTGGATACGTCCATCTGTGAAGGCGGTCAGATTTACCTGGGCGGCGGTTACCAGAACCAGGAAGGTACTTATGAGGATTATTTCGTTACGGTCAATGGATGCGACAGCATTATCCGTACCTATCTTTCACTGGTATTTCTGCCAAAAGTGTTCCTGGGAAATGATACCATCCTGCAAATCGGCTCGGAACTCTGGCTTTATGCTTTTTATCCCGGTGCATCCTATTTGTGGCAGGACGGTTCTTATGACTCCATCTTAAGTGTCACGGAAACAGGGAACTACCATGTGGTGGTTACTACACAATGTGGGTTTGATACCGATTCCATCCATGTCCTGTTCGGTAATTATTACTGTGATCCCTTCGTTCCGAATGCCTTCACTCCCAATGGCGATGGGCAGAATGACATCTTCCTGCCTGTTTTCAGCTGTGAAATCCTTGAATACCAATTATTAATCTATGACCGTTGGGGCACATTGCTGTTTAAAACTAATGAACAGGGCCAGGGATGGGATGGAAGAATTAATGGTGAACTGGCCCCCGGCGAAGTCTACGTATGGTTGATTGTATTCCGGTCTGGCCTGTATGACAGGATTGTCCAGAGAACCGCAAAGGGGAATGTTGTGGTGATCAGGTGA